A region of Amyelois transitella isolate CPQ chromosome 11, ilAmyTran1.1, whole genome shotgun sequence DNA encodes the following proteins:
- the LOC132902241 gene encoding fatty acid synthase-like: protein MPAPTVNGLNGARPEDDIVMTGLSGRLPESDSIEEFAANLFGGVDMVTADDRRWPKGLHGLPERNGKLKDLAHFDATFFGVHAKQAHLMDPQLRLLLELTHEAIVDAGLNPAELRGSRTGVYVGVSNSETDEMWTLDPDKINGYALTGCCRAMFPNRISYTFDLKGPSYAIDTACSSSMFALSQAVAAMRAGHCDAAVVAGANLCLKPGNSLNFHRLSMLSPEGRCAAFDAEGRGYVRSEATVVVLLQKRADARRIYATVRGARMNTDGYKEQGITFPTGAMQKRLAEETFAEARLRPQDVAYVEAHGTGTKVGDPQEVNAIADLFCKDRKTPLLLGSVKSNMGHSEPASGLCSIAKVLIAMERGVIPGNLHFKSPNRDIPALNDGRIKVVDTNTPWDGGLVAVNSFGFGGANAHIILESERSKRPRVTHSGALPRVVVASGRTEEAVTALLRQAAAHRDDAELHALMDAVHAQNIPGHSFRGYSILTDTPVEEIVETEGSGERRPLWFVFSGMGSQWAGMARDLMRLPAFAATIARAAAALRPHDVDLVHILTEAPEKAFEEVINSFVSIAAVQVALVDVLRAVGLRPDGIVGHSVGELGCAYADETLTAEQAVLAAYWRGRSIVDAKLAPGAMAAVGLTWEQCEERCPPEIVPACHNANDSVTVSGPVESIEKFVASLSSEGVFARRVNSSGVAFHSKYIAAAAPLLRKRLETVIPNPKPRSAKWISSSLPQDKWDSEIAKLSNAEYHVNNLLSPVRFATALRALPERALLLEVAPHALLQAVLKRALPAPAAHVALVRKDAPDAALHLLASIGKIYAAGGQPRVGQLYERVEFPVSRGTPGLASSVLWDHSTEWSVAHFGNNQRTGESVFEFDLNRAEDAYLAGHEIDGRVLFPATGYINLVWRTVAKLHNKKIEETAIVIEDMSLKRATIINRETPVRFLVNILDGTGEFDVCEGGSVAVTGRVRLANEPAKEWLNSDIPKAADEPDLLPLTPQDVYKELRLRGYNYKDLFRGIKISDARGTDGELFWKGNWIPFMDTLLQFGIISKQTRELCLPTRIQRVLIDPAAQQAALAAADPAAPALAVRRCKDTDITVCGGIELRGVKTSLAPRRINPQAPPKLEKYVFLPYDNANIGTEDTSRSKRDALTVSLQILLENAGTLRLKLTEAALERPAEGLLTPLAVQALEAEPQVRVEASVAAGTNTAAYNAALQEYGVKVTSKNSLEAAPDSDCHLVLATDVLSRHGAAVLGNLVAALGAGGMLLLEEPHGALDDRAAADMLARAGLVLVSRQVTATCDYIMLRRKVTLPKEQVVIEIGEDDEYNWVEPLREAMKRAESEDMRIYVVSRAASSGVLGLSTCLRGEPGGGAVRAFLLPGAAHAVTAPAYSAQRDKDLVSNVLRANVWGSYRHLLLNDSTEPQLQVEHAYVNTLARGDLSSLRWIESPLRFAGEQQRGPGSELCHVYYAPLNFRDVMLATGKLPPDALPGNLAGQECILGLEFSGRSSSGKRVMGMVAARGLATTVAADKGFLWEVPAKWTLEEAATVPVAYATAYYALTVRGRMRSGESVLIHAGTGGVGQAAIAIALHAGCEVFTTVGTPDKRAFLRQRFPQLEDANIGNSRDISFEQLVLRRTRGRGVDLVLNSLAGDKLLASVRCLAEGGRFLEIGKLDLSENTPLGMSIFLKNTTFHGILLDALFEAGGEHPEKAAVCRCLSEGLASGAVRPLPATVYGDQQLEAAFRYMATGKHIGKVVLRVRDEEPGAAPARPSAKLLSAIPRTYFHPAKSYVLVGGLGGFGLELGTWLIKRGATKLLFNSRGGVRTGYQAWCIKRWREEGVSVAVSKTDATTVAGAKQLLREAGALGPVGGVFNLAAVLRDAYLENQTPADFKIVAKPKVDGTKALDQATRELAPELDYFVAFSSVSCGRGNPGQTNYGFANSVMERVCEQRQADGLPALAVQWGAIGEVGLIVETMNDDAVVGGTVPQRIASCMEALGALLARPHAVAASMVLADKRRAGQQPQQDVVHAVANILGIKNPNKTSDSASLAELGMDSLMGAEIKQTLERSYDLVLGVQEIRTLTFAKLRELTGGEPGAAPAPAVREEVPEPGPGDLVQLATLGELMPKQVLVKLPSAPAKSNLHPVFMIHPLEGVVDLLRPVAAAVRGTVYGLQCTAGAPLADMAALARFYLAHVRSVQPAPPYTLLGYSFGAGVAFEMALQLEKEGCESRVFMVDGSPAYVAMHTNLGKSKTSVRTKASDEADALAVFVQLFKEGDLTKLSAELEKLPNWEARVSRVQSELEGVTPHTASAIAAAAASFYRKLAVADTYKPSGRISAPVTLFRARDNYVLTVGEDYGLRALCAGPLSLQQLPGTHRSVVTGAPALTIAQHLNDTLAAR, encoded by the exons ATGCCGGCCCCCACTGTGAACGGATTGAACGGCGCGAGGCCGGAGGATGACATCGTGATGACGGGGCTGTCGGGCCGGCTGCCGGAGTCCGACAGCATCGAGGAGTTCGCCGCCAACCTGTTCGGGGGCGTCGACATGGTCACCGCCGACGACCGCCGCTGGCCAAAAG GTCTCCATGGGCTACCAGAGCGCAATGGGAAGCTCAAAGATTTGGCGCATTTCGATGCCACATTCTTCGGCGTCCACGCCAAACAGGCGCATCTGATGGACCCTCAGCTGAGGCTGCTGCTGGAGCTGACGCACGAGGCCATCGTCGACGCCGGCCTCAACCCCGCGGAACTGCGAGGATCGCGCACCGGGGTTTACGTCGGCGTGTCCAACTCCGAGACCGACGAGATGTGGACGCTCGACCCTGACAAGATCAATGGCTACGCGCTCACCGGGTGCTGCCGCGCCATGTTCCCGAACCGCATCTCGTACACGTTCGACCTGAAGGGGCCGTCGTACGCCATCGACACGGCGTGCTCCAGCTCCATGTTCGCGCTGTCGCAGGCGGTGGCCGCCATGCGCGCGGGGCACTGTGACGCCGCCGTGGTCGCCGGCGCCAACTTGTGTCTCAAGCCCGGCAACTCCCTCAACTTCCACCGGTTGAGCATGCTGTCCCCGGAGGGTCGCTGCGCGGCGTTCGATGCGGAAGGACGAGGTTACGTCAGGTCAGAAGCGACGGTAGTGGTGCTTCTACAAAAACGAGCTGACGCTAGGAGAATATACGCCACAGTCCGTGGCGCTCGAATGAACACAGACGGCTACAAGGAGCAAGGCATTACGTTCCCCACGGGCGCCATGCAGAAGCGGCTTGCGGAGGAAACTTTCGCGGAGGCTCGCTTGCGACCACAAGACGTTGCATATGTGGAGGCTCATGGCACCGGAACTAAG GTGGGCGATCCCCAGGAAGTAAACGCCATAGCAGACCTTTTCTGCAAGGACCGCAAAACGCCTCTACTGCTGGGATCGGTGAAGTCCAACATGGGCCACTCGGAGCCCGCCTCGGGGCTGTGCTCTATCGCTAAAGTTCTTATCGCGATGGAGCGTGGAGTCATCCCCGGAAATTTGCACTTCAAGTCTCCCAACCGTGACATTCCTGCTTTAAATGACGGAAGAATAAAg GTGGTAGACACTAACACACCATGGGATGGCGGGCTCGTGGCAGTGAACTCGTTCGGTTTCGGTGGAGCCAACGCGCACATCATCCTGGAATCAGAACGCAGCAAGCGGCCGAGAGTGACGCACAGCGGGGCGTTGCCGCGCGTCGTGGTCGCGTCGGGCCGCACGGAGGAGGCCGTGACGGCCTTGTTGCGGCAGGCTGCGGCTCACCGCGACGACGCCGAGCTCCACGCCCTGATGGACGCCGTGCACGCGCAAAATATTCCCGGGCACTCGTTCAGGGGATACTCCATTCTTACTGATACTCCGGTCGAAGAGATCGTG GAGACAGAGGGCAGCGGCGAGAGGCGCCCGCTGTGGTTCGTGTTCTCCGGCATGGGGTCGCAGTGGGCGGGCATGGCGCGCGACCTCATGCGCCTGCCCGCGTTCGCGGCCACCATCGCGCGCGCGGCCGCCGCTCTGCGTCCTCATGATGTAGACCTCGTCCACATCTTGACAGAGGCGCCCGAAAAGGCCTTCGAGGAAGTCATCAACTCCTTCGTTTCCATTGCCGCCGTGCAGGTGGCGCTTGTAGATGTATTGCGCGCGGTCGGGCTGCGGCCAGATGGCATTGTTGGACACTCCGTCGGAGAATTAG GTTGTGCATATGCGGACGAGACTTTAACAGCAGAACAAGCGGTGCTCGCAGCCTACTGGAGAGGACGAAGTATCGTAGACGCCAAGCTAGCTCCGGGCGCCATGGCAGCCGTGGGGCTCACGTGGGAGCAGTGCGAGGAGCGCTGCCCGCCGGAAATCGTTCCAGCTTGTCACAACGCCAACGACAGTGTTACAGTATCCGGTCCTGTCGAATCCATTGAGAAATTCGTTGCGTCATTATCATCTGAGGGAGTGTTCGCTCGTCGCGTCAATAGCAGCGGCGTGGCCTTCCACAGTAAATACATCGCGGCCGCGGCACCGCTCCTTCGGAAACGTCTCGAAACGGTCATTCCCAACCCGAAACCGAGGTCGGCGAAGTGGATCTCGTCATCGTTGCCGCAAGACAAATGGGACTCGGAAATTG CGAAGCTGAGCAACGCGGAGTACCACGTGAACAACCTGCTGTCGCCGGTGCGGTTCGCGACGGCGCTGCGGGCGCTGCCGGAGCGCGCGCTGCTGCTGGAGGTGGCGCCGCACGCGCTGCTGCAGGCCGTGCTGAAGCGCGCGCTGCCGGCGCCGGCCGCGCACGTGGCGCTCGTGCGCAAGGACGCGCCCGACGCCGCGCTGCATCTGCTCGCCAGCATCGGCAA GATCTACGCGGCCGGCGGGCAGCCTCGCGTGGGGCAGCTGTACGAGCGCGTGGAGTTCCCCGTCTCCCGCGGCACGCCGGGGCTGGCCTCCAGCGTCCTGTGGGACCACTCCACCGAGTGGAGCGTGGCGCACTTCGGCAACAACCAGCGCACGGGGGAGAGCGTGTTCGAGTTCGACCTGAACCGCGCCGAGGACGCCTACCTCGCCGGACACGAAATTGACGGGCGCGTGCTGTTCCCTGCCACCGGCTACATC AACCTTGTTTGGAGAACGGTAGCTAaattacataacaaaaaaatcgaAGAAACCGCAATAGTTATCGAAGACATGAGCTTAAAGCGCGCCACTATCATCAACAGAGAGACGCCAGTGCGCTTCCTCGTCAACATCCTGGACGGCACCGGCGAGTTCGACGTGTGCGAGGGCGGCAGCGTCGCCGTCACCGGGAGAGTGCGGCTCGCAAATGAACCGGCGAAAGAGTGGCTGAATTCAGATATCCCAAAGGCGGCCGACGAGCCCGACCTGCTCCCGCTTACGCCGCAAGACGTTTACAAAGAATTGAGACTGCGCGGATATAACTACAAAGATCTCTTCCGGGGTATTAAAATCTCTGACGCACGAGGCACAGACGGCGAGTTATTCTGGAAAGGCAACTGGATCCCCTTTATGGATACCCTTCTTCAGTTCGGCATCATTAGTAAGCAGACTCGCGAGCTCTGCTTGCCGACACGCATCCAGCGCGTGCTGATAGACCCGGCGGCGCAGCAGGCGGCGCTGGCCGCGGCCGACCCCGCCGCGCCGGCGCTGGCGGTGCGCCGCTGCAAGGACACCGACATCACCGTCTGCGGCGGCATCGAGTTGCGCGGCGTCAAGACGAGCCTCGCCCCGCGCCGCATCAACCCGCAGGCGCCACCCAAACTGGAGAAGTACGTGTTCCTGCCGTACGACAACGCGAACATCGGCACGGAAGACACCTCGCGCTCGAAACGGGACGCACTGACTGTGAGCCTTCAAATTTTGCTCGAGAACGCGGGCACGTTACGACTGAAGCTAACCGAGGCAGCCTTGGAGCGGCCGGCGGAGGGGTTGTTGACCCCGCTGGCCGTGCAAGCGCTGGAGGCCGAGCCGCAGGTGCGCGTGGAGGCGAGCGTGGCCGCTGGAACCAATACGGCAGCGTACAACGCAGCATTGCAGGAATATGGGGTTAAG GTGACATCGAAAAATAGTTTAGAAGCGGCTCCAGACAGCGACTGCCACCTGGTGCTGGCGACGGACGTGTTATCGCGGCACGGCGCCGCCGTGCTCGGTAACCTGGTGGCCGCGCTCGGCGCTGGCGGCATGCTGCTGCTGGAGGAGCCGCACGGCGCCCTGGACGaccgcgccgccgccgacaTGCTGGCGCGCGCCGGCCTCGTGCTCGTCTCCCGTCAGGTCACCGCCACCTGCGACTATATCATGTTGCGCCGCAAAGTCACGCTTCCTAAGGAACAGGTCGTCATCGAGATCGGAGAAGACGACGAGTACAATTGG GTGGAGCCCCTGCGCGAGGCGATGAAGCGCGCTGAGAGCGAAGACATGCGCATCTACGTGGTGTCGCGCGCGGCCAGCAGCGGCGTGCTGGGGCTGAGCACGTGCCTGCGCGGCGAGCCCGGCGGCGGCGCCGTGCGCGCGTTCCTGTTGCCGGGCGCCGCCCACGCCGTCACCGCGCCCGCTTACAGCGCGCAGCGGGACAAGGACCTCGTGTCCAATGTGCTGCGCGCTAATGTCTGGGGCAGCTACCGACATCTGCTACTCAATGACTCCACCGAACCTCAGCTACAG GTGGAGCACGCCTACGTCAACACGTTAGCTCGCGGCGACTTGTCCTCGCTGCGCTGGATAGAGAGCCCGCTGCGGTTCGCGGGCGAGCAGCAGCGGGGGCCGGGCTCCGAGCTGTGCCACGTGTACTACGCGCCGCTCAACTTCCGCGACGTCATGCTGGCCACCGGCAAGCTGCCGCCCGACGCGCTGCCCGGCAACCTCGCCGGACAG GAATGCATACTGGGCCTGGAATTCAGCGGCCGCTCCTCGTCAGGCAAGCGCGTGATGGGCATGGTGGCGGCCCGCGGGCTGGCCACTACTGTCGCCGCGGACAAGGGCTTCCTGTGGGAGGTGCCCGCCAAGTGGACGCTGGAAGAAGCCGCCACGGTCCCCGTCGCCTACGCTACGGCCTACTACGCGCTGACAGTCCGCGGGCGCATGCGCAGCGGAGAGTCCGTGCTGATCCATGCGGGCACGGGCGGCGTCGGGCAGGCGGCCATCGCCATCGCTCTGCACGCGGGCTGCGAGGTGTTCACCACCGTGGGCACGCCCGACAAGAGGGCCTTCCTCCGCCAGCGCTTCCCGCAGCTGGAAGACGCCAACATCGGCAACTCCCGCGACATCTCGTTCGAGCAGCTCGTGCTGCGACGCACTCGCGGCCGCGGAGTGGACCTCGTGCTCAACTCGCTGGCGGGAGACAAACTGCTGGCCTCGGTGCGCTGTCTGGCGGAGGGCGGACGGTTCCTCGAGATCGGGAAACTCGACCTCTCAGAAAACACGCCCCTG GGCATGTCCATCTTCCTGAAGAACACGACGTTCCACGGCATCCTGCTGGACGCGCTGTTCGAGGCGGGCGGCGAGCACCCCGAGAAGGCGGCCGTGTGCCGCTGCCTGAGCGAGGGGCTCGCGAGCGGCGCCGTGCGGCCGCTGCCGGCCACCGTGTACGGCGACCAGCAGCTCGAGGCGGCCTTCAG GTACATGGCGACGGGCAAGCACATCGGCAAGGTGGTGCTGCGCGTGCGCGACGAGGAGCccggcgccgcgcccgcgcgcCCCTCCGCCAAGCTGCTCTCTGCCATTCCCCGCACATACTTCCATCCTGCCAAGAGTTATGTCTTAGTGG GTGGCTTGGGCGGGTTCGGGCTGGAACTGGGCACGTGGCTGATAAAGCGCGGAGCCACCAAGCTGCTGTTCAACTCGCGCGGCGGCGTGCGCACCGGCTACCAGGCCTGGTGCATCAAGAG ATGGCGCGAAGAGGGCGTATCTGTGGCGGTGTCAAAGACTGACGCGACGACGGTGGCGGGGGCGAAGCAACTGCTGCGAGAGGCGGGCGCGCTGGGGCCCGTCGGCGGCGTTTTCAACTTGGCCGCCGTACTGCGAGACGCCTACCTCGAGAACCAGACGCCCGCTGATTTCAAGATCGTCGCCAAGCCTAAAGTTGACG GCACGAAAGCCCTCGACCAGGCGACCCGCGAGCTGGCGCCCGAGCTGGACTACTTCGTGGCGTTCTCGTCGGTGTCGTGCGGGCGCGGCAACCCCGGGCAGACCAACTACGGGTTCGCGAACTCCGTCATGGAGCGCGTCTGCGAGCAGCGCCAGGCGGACGGGCTGCCGGCGCTCGCCGTGCAGTGGGGCGCCATCG GCGAGGTGGGGCTGATCGTGGAGACCATGAACGACGACGCGGTGGTGGGCGGCACGGTGCCGCAGCGCATCGCGTCGTGCATGGAGGCGCTGGGCGCGCTGCTGGCGCGGCCGCACGCGGTGGCGGCCTCCATGGTGCTGGCCGACAAGAGGCGCGCCGGCCAACAGCCGCAGCAGGACGTCGTGCACGCCGTCGCTAACATTCTCG GCATCAAGAACCCTAACAAGACTTCCGACTCGGCAAGCTTGGCCGAGCTGGGCATGGACTCGCTGATGGGCGCGGAGATCAAGCAGACGCTGGAGCGCAGCTACGACCTGGTGCTGGGCGTGCAGGAGATCCGCACGCTCACGTTCGCCAAGCTGCGCGAGCTCACCGGCGGCGAGCCGGGCGCGGCGCCGGCGCCGGCCGTCCGGGAAGAAGTCCCAGAACCCGGACCGGGGGATCTGGTGCAGCTCGCCACGCTGGGAGAGCTGATGCCCAAACAAGTGCTAGTCAAGCTGCCCAGCGCGCCCGCCAAGAGCAATCTGCACCCAGTATTCATG ATTCACCCGCTGGAGGGCGTGGTGGACCTGCTGCGGCCGGTGGCGGCGGCGGTGCGCGGCACGGTGTACGGGCTGCAGTGCACGGCGGGCGCGCCGCTGGCCGACATGGCGGCGCTGGCGCGCTTCTACCTGGCGCACGTGCGCTCCGTGCAGCCCGCGCCGCCCTACACGCTGCTCGGCTACTCCTTCGGCGCCGGCGTCGCCTTCGAGATGGCGCTGCAGCTCGAGAAG GAGGGCTGCGAGTCCCGCGTGTTCATGGTGGACGGGTCTCCAGCGTACGTGGCCATGCACACCAACCTCGGCAAGAGCAAGACGTCCGTCCGCACCAAGGCCAGCGACGAGGCGGACGCCCTGGCCGTGTTCGTGCAGCTGTTCAAGGAGGGCGACCTCACCAAG CTGTCAGCGGAGCTAGAAAAACTCCCGAACTGGGAAGCACGAGTGAGCCGAGTGCAATCGGAGCTGGAAGGCGTAACGCCGCACACGGCCTCCGCCATCGCCGCCGCGGCCGCCTCGTTCTACCGCAAGCTGGCCGTCGCCGACACCTACAAGCCGAGCGGGCGCATCTCCGCGCCGGTGACGCTGTTCCGCGCTCGCGACAACTACGTGCTGACGGTGGGGGAGGACTACGGCCTGCGGGCCCTGTGCGCGGGCCCGCTGTCGCTGCAGCAGCTGCCGGGCACGCACCGCTCCGTGGTGACGGGCGCGCCGGCGCTCACCATCGCGCAGCACCTCAACGACACGCTCGCCGCGCGCTAA